A region of the Muricauda sp. MAR_2010_75 genome:
GTTCGCTTTTGTTGCTTCAACAATATCATGAAGAACTTTTTGGTTCTTACATGAAAGCTGCAACACTTAAAGGTCTTGCCTTGCACACTGCGGATGATGTGGATGCCCAGGGTCCCGATTACAAAATGGGATGGGGCGTAATGAACGCCAAAGCTGCTGCTGAGCTACTTCAAAACAAAGAGTACACTACTTTGATTGATGAAAAAAGCCTAACCGAAGGTGAGACCTATTCATTTACAGTTGTGGCGAATGGTTCCGAACCCCTGGTAGCGTCACTTTCGTGGACGGACCCAGAAGGGGAGTACATCAATAGGGGAGAGATGAACAGTACAACTCCTGCTTTAAGGAATGATTTGGATATCAGAATCACCAAGGCTGGAGGAATCTATTACCCTTGGCGATTAGATCCTGCAAAAGCAAATGATGCTGCAACTCGTGGAGACAACTCCGTAGACCCTTATGAACGAGTGGAAATTGAAAATGCGAGTGGAGTATATACGGTTACCGTTTCCCACAAAGGAAACTTAACAAATGGTTTCCAAGATTTTTCCTTGATTGTTTCCGGGGCTCAGGTTTCCCAATGTTCCATTGAAATCCCTTCGGATATCGAATTAGTGACATCCACCGACGCAGGTTCAACCATAACTTGGTCCGAAGCCACAGAAACGCTTTTTGAAGTGCAATATAAAGCTGTTTCTGAGGAGGCTTGGAGTAATGAATTAACATGGGAAAACAGTTTTGATCTTTCCAATTTAGAAATGGGCACCGTGTACGAAGTACAAGTGCGCTCCATTTGTACCGAGAATGCTGTATCGGAGTTTTCAGATGTATTTCAGTTTGAATTCAATGGTCAAGAAACGGAAGCTTTGGTTTACGAACCCTTGAGCTATGCCCAGGATTTTGAAGTGTCTGTTTACCCAAATCCAGCGGTGAATTATTTGTCTATAGAGGCCGAACTATCACCAGATGCTCAGTACTCCATCATCACTACTTCGGGTAATGTAATCAAAAAAGGAAAGGTTGAGGATACCATCAATGTTTCTTCTCTTGCTTCCGGGTTGTATGTGTTGCTGGTGCAGGATCATGGAGGTGCTAGAAGTACAAAGTTTTATAAGAACTGATACAAGTTCAAGTGCAAGCCCAAGAAAATCAAGAGACAAGATGTTGGGTACCGGATGTTGGAGTCGTAATTTGAGATAATAGTATTCGAGCTATTAGTGGAATTCGTGTCAACTCCTTAAAAGTTCAAACACTCTTGATTTCCTCATCCGATAAAAGCTCTTCATTCCGCAAGCGAAGAAAAACTTGGGCCGTGGTGACCACGTCCAATTCACAATACGAAATGATTCGGTCCAAATCCTTTTCCTGATAGTATACGTCCTTCACCATGCTGCCGTCCATATCTTCTTTAGGCGATGGAATCCCAAGCACATGCGCCAAGAGTTTTAGGGAAGTGTAGTGCTTGTAGTCCCCAAATTTCCAGAGTTCCATGGTGTCCAAGTGTGGTACTTCCCATGGCTTCTTACCAAAAAGGTCCAATTTGTAGGGCAGGTTGATGCCATTGATGACCATTCGGCGGGCAATGTAGGGAAAGTCGAACTCCTTGCCGTTATGCGCACAAAGTAGGTGTTTGGTCTGACTGAAATGGTCTTTCAGCAACTGTTTAAATTGATTTAGGATATGGATTTCCTCACCGTGAAATGAGGTGACCCTAAAACTCCGAACATCGCCTTTGTGGGTAAAATAGCCCACTGAGATGCAAACAATTTTCCCAAATTCAGCCCAAATGCCGGCACGTTCGTAAAACTCCTCGGCGGTAAAATCTTCTTTTCGTTGATATTGGGATTTTTGTTCCCACAGGGTTTGGGCAACTTCGTCCAAATCGACAAAGCTTGGTTTCTGGGGCACGGTTTCGATATCCAAAAAGAGGATATGTTCCAGGTTAAGTTTGTAAAGCATGGTAAAATATTAAAAGAGAGTGGTCTGCTTGGCAGGGCTCTCATGTTCCAACAACCATTTTTTTCTATGCAGTCCACCTGCATATCCAGTGAGGTCTCCGTTGCTCCCAATAACGCGATGGCAGGGAACCACGATCCAGAGCGGATTTTTACCATTGGCCGAGGCTACTGCACGTATGGCCTTTACATCGCCCAGTTGTTTGGAAAGTTCCAAATAAGAAATGGTTTTTCCAAAAGGAATTTTAAGCAGGGCATCCCAAACCTTTTTTTGAAAATCGGTTCCGGATGGGTTGAGTTTGAGGTCGAATTG
Encoded here:
- a CDS encoding S8 family serine peptidase encodes the protein MDYRFPTGAKAKIFSIFFVVLGICAATGQSKNAKEHIKSTYNQGKMASIIATMEEEHHAKNQKIEQILKAKGLDRAEKSGNGSEIELKDIGTDGTLLFYTTLNDPSTQTARAHTLYADGLLNLGLDGSGMEVGIWDAGAALPTHQEFDSRATNADNTDEISLHATLVTGNLISSGIQASAKGVAYGAQALTHDWTRDKIEVAEAAANGLLLSNHSYGILSDRVPDWYFGAYIKVAQDWDRIMFNAPYYLMVTAAGNNQKSFDNATPNFGKTADGFDLLLGFTTTKNGLTIAGANTEIGSKGELNSATVAGYSSFGPMDDGRIKPDLAGDGSNILSTSSETNTSYQISSGTSMAAPGVTGSLLLLQQYHEELFGSYMKAATLKGLALHTADDVDAQGPDYKMGWGVMNAKAAAELLQNKEYTTLIDEKSLTEGETYSFTVVANGSEPLVASLSWTDPEGEYINRGEMNSTTPALRNDLDIRITKAGGIYYPWRLDPAKANDAATRGDNSVDPYERVEIENASGVYTVTVSHKGNLTNGFQDFSLIVSGAQVSQCSIEIPSDIELVTSTDAGSTITWSEATETLFEVQYKAVSEEAWSNELTWENSFDLSNLEMGTVYEVQVRSICTENAVSEFSDVFQFEFNGQETEALVYEPLSYAQDFEVSVYPNPAVNYLSIEAELSPDAQYSIITTSGNVIKKGKVEDTINVSSLASGLYVLLVQDHGGARSTKFYKN
- a CDS encoding 3'-5' exonuclease, with the protein product MLYKLNLEHILFLDIETVPQKPSFVDLDEVAQTLWEQKSQYQRKEDFTAEEFYERAGIWAEFGKIVCISVGYFTHKGDVRSFRVTSFHGEEIHILNQFKQLLKDHFSQTKHLLCAHNGKEFDFPYIARRMVINGINLPYKLDLFGKKPWEVPHLDTMELWKFGDYKHYTSLKLLAHVLGIPSPKEDMDGSMVKDVYYQEKDLDRIISYCELDVVTTAQVFLRLRNEELLSDEEIKSV
- a CDS encoding methylated-DNA--[protein]-cysteine S-methyltransferase; translated protein: MEIAYLQTPIGIAEFQGDEDGLASVSVLDDEKPIGIIPEVLEDAVYQFREYFEGSRQQFDLKLNPSGTDFQKKVWDALLKIPFGKTISYLELSKQLGDVKAIRAVASANGKNPLWIVVPCHRVIGSNGDLTGYAGGLHRKKWLLEHESPAKQTTLF